The following is a genomic window from Chryseobacterium sp. StRB126.
GAATCTGGTCTATATTCATAAAAGATGAATTCTAATATTCAAAAATATCAGTTTTAGGCAATGCAATACAAAATTATTTTATGGTTTTTTGTGATAAAGGAATATAAAGAGCTGCTTATCCATGTGTAACTCCATTAAAGGAGGATCATATTAAATTTTGATATTTTCTTGCAAACCCATGAAAATCTATGATTTTCAAAACTTAAGTGTTTTTTCTTGCAGTGTCATTTTAAATTTTTAAAAGTGAACTTAGGGGGTAAAAGCTTTTGTGACTTTGTGGTTAAAATAGATAAGTTTAAAAGACGAGTGCTAGAATCTCTTCAAAAATCTTTTGAAATGTACTCCAAAGACAAATAACTCGCTTTTTTTCTTTTAAATATTGAGATTAACCGTAAAGACCAATTTTGTTTTACTAACTTTGCAGTTCGTAATATTATTTTTATGCACAAAGCTGGATTTGTAAACATAGTTGGAAAGCCCAATGCCGGAAAATCAACACTTCTTAACCAATTAATGGGTGAGAAGCTGGCGATTGTAACGCAGAAAGCCCAGACAACCCGTCACAGAATTTTTGGTATTTATAATGAAGAAGACCTTCAGATCGTATTTTCTGATACTCCGGGAGTATTGGATCCTAAGTACGGATTGCAGGAAAAGATGATGGATTTTGTAAAGGATTCTCTTCAGGATGCCGATGTATTTCTGTTTATTGTTGATGTAACGGACAAAGCTGAGCCTTCAGAGTTCTTAATTGATAAATTAAATAAAATCCCTGTTCCTGTACTTTTATTATTAAACAAAGTAGATCAGACTGATCAGGCAGGTCTTGAAACATTGGTAGAAACTTGGCATAATAGGATTCCAAAAGCGGAAATCCTTCCAATTTCTGCCTTGAACGCCTTCAATACGGAAGTTATTTTACCTAAATTAAAATCTTTATTGCCTGAAAGCCCACCTTATTACGATAAGGATCAGTATACAGATAAACCTGAAAGATTTTTCGTGAATGAGGCTATTCGTGAAAAAATCCTTTTGAACTATGATAAAGAAATTCCATATTCTGTAGAGGTTGTGACTGAGCAGTTCAAAGAAAAAGAAGGAATTATTTTCATTGATTCTATTATTTATGTAGAAAGAGATACCCAAAAAGGAATTATTATCGGACACAAAGGAGAAGCAATCAAAAAGGTAGGTACAGAAGCAAGATTAGACCTTGAGAAGTTCTTTTCCAAGAAAATTCACTTAAATTTATTTGTGAAAGTGAAAAAAGACTGGAGAAAGAATGACAGAGACCTTAAAAATTTCGGTTACAGATAGACTAAAAATGCTGTAAAGTCCGTTGTATTAAAAGATTTTTATTACCTTAGTCTAAATTTTTTAGTAAATGAACTATAATAATTCAAATTCGAGCTCTATACCAAAAGATATTATTTTATTAGCAGTGAGAGTATTTGTTGGCTTTGCAATGCTTTCTCATGGATACCCAAAACTCCAAATGTTATTGGCAGGCGGTAAAATTGAATTTTTTGATTTTTTGGGAATGGGGCCACAAATTACCCTAGTTCTTACGGTACTTGCTGAATTTGTTTGTTCAATTCTACTCATATTAGGACTTTTTACAAGGGTTTCCTTAGGCTTTCTGATCTTTACAATGGTTATTGCAGGATTTGTAGTTCATGGGTCTGATCCTTTTGAAAAAAGAGAAATGAGCCTTATTTATCTTTCCGTATATCTTCTTCTGATGATTATCGGGGCCGGAAAGGTTTCCGTAGATCATTTGATTGAAAGGAGAAAACGAACATCAGACTGGTAAAAACGTATACAACATATAATAAAAAGAGCATCAATTGATGCTCTTTTTTGTTGGAGTTATTTTTAATAATGTCTTTGTTATTGGGGATTTTAGATGAAATTTTGCACTTATTTCTCTCAAAAATCACTACATTCGTAGAAAATGAATCTATATGAAGATAAAACTGACAATCTGCCTTCTGGCGTTTCTCAATTTTTATGATGCACAGGAGAATATTACTTATCAAAAACCTTCTGCCGAAATCCTGAAACTGGCAGATTATGAAAGACCACCGGCTGTTTTAATGAACAACAAAAAAGATTGGGTGGTTTTTACTTACCGTTCAACCTATAAAACACTGGATGATCTTAACCAGCAGGAAATGAAACTGGGTGGTTTAAGAATCAATCCGGTTACGAATATTGCAAGTACTACCACGTATTTCAACAACCTTAAAATAAGAAAGTTCAGCGATAAAAACGAGGTTCAGGTGAAAAATCTGCCTGTGGGTGCTAAAATTGCTTACGTTCAGTTTTCACCGGACGAAAAGAAACTAACTTTTACCAATACAACCAATAAAGGAGTAGAGTTGTGGATTGTAGATATGGAAACGGCTACAGCTAAAAAAATTACACAAGACATCCTGAATGCCAATTTAGGAACGCCATATCTTTGGTATAATGATTCCCAAAGCTTATTAATCCGAACGCTGCCTCAAAACAGACCTGCTTTAATTGATTCAGGAAAGGATCTTCCTACAGGGCCAATTGTTTCCACAGCAGATGGAAAAGTTTCCCAGAACAGAACCTATCAGGATCTTTTGAAGAACCCACAGGATGAGAAGAACTTTGAAACATTGGTAACTTCAGAGGTATTTAATGTAGATCTGAACGGAAATCTTAAAAAGGTAATGAACCAGGATATGTATACAGGATTAAGTTTTTCTCCTGATGGAAATTACCTGTTATCTTCAGTCATTAAAAAACCATTCTCTTATATTGTTCCTTTGAGTAGATTCCCTATGGCTACAACCGTATATGATATGAAAGGAAATACGGTAAAAGTGGTGAATGAAATTCCTCTTAATGAAATTATGCCTAAAGGTTTTTCATCGGTAAGAACAGGAAAGAGAGAGATGTCATGGAGAAGCGATGTTCCCGCAACATTAGTCTTTACAGAAGCTCTTGACGGAGGAGACCAATACAAAACGGCAGAATACAGAGATGAAATCTTCACATGGGAAGCTCCGTTTACTGCAGCTCCTAAATCATTTTTTAAAATCAAACAGAGATTCGAGGATGTAGACTGGACGAATGATCATTATGCATTAGTTTCTGAAGAATGGTATGATACAAGAAATACCAAAACATTCCTGGTTGATCTTAACAATGGTAACTCAAAAGTTATTGATGATAGAAACTCTCAGGATGTTTACAGTGATCCGGGGGAATTTAATACAGTAAAAAACCAATATGGCAGATCTGTTGTTGATTTAAAAGGGGGTAAAGCTTATCTGATAGGAGATGGGTTTACAAAAGATGGACAGCATCCGTTTATTGATGAGATGGATGTTCAGTCTTTAAAGAAGAAAAGAATATATACATCTAATCTTAAAGGAGCGAAAGAAAGCATTGTAGATATTATAAATCCTTCAAAAGGAGAGATTTTAACAACGCAGGAATCTTCAAGCCAATATCCCAACTTCTACAAAAAGAATATTAAATCCAATAAGGCCGAAGCAGTAACTCATTTTGCAAATCCATTTGAAAGCATCAAAGATGTTTATAAAGAAGTCATTACCTACAAAAGAAATGATGGCGTTACATTGACGGGAACTCTTTACTTACCAGCAAATTACGATAGAAAGGCTAAGAAAGAAAAATTACCTTTATTGATTTGGGCTTATCCAAGAGAATATAAAGATAAGAATACAGCAGGGCAGAGTACGCAAAACGATAATGACTTTACTTTTCCTTATTACGGATCTTTCGTATACTGGGTAACT
Proteins encoded in this region:
- the era gene encoding GTPase Era, producing MHKAGFVNIVGKPNAGKSTLLNQLMGEKLAIVTQKAQTTRHRIFGIYNEEDLQIVFSDTPGVLDPKYGLQEKMMDFVKDSLQDADVFLFIVDVTDKAEPSEFLIDKLNKIPVPVLLLLNKVDQTDQAGLETLVETWHNRIPKAEILPISALNAFNTEVILPKLKSLLPESPPYYDKDQYTDKPERFFVNEAIREKILLNYDKEIPYSVEVVTEQFKEKEGIIFIDSIIYVERDTQKGIIIGHKGEAIKKVGTEARLDLEKFFSKKIHLNLFVKVKKDWRKNDRDLKNFGYR
- a CDS encoding DoxX family protein, whose translation is MNYNNSNSSSIPKDIILLAVRVFVGFAMLSHGYPKLQMLLAGGKIEFFDFLGMGPQITLVLTVLAEFVCSILLILGLFTRVSLGFLIFTMVIAGFVVHGSDPFEKREMSLIYLSVYLLLMIIGAGKVSVDHLIERRKRTSDW
- a CDS encoding alpha/beta hydrolase family protein; the protein is MKIKLTICLLAFLNFYDAQENITYQKPSAEILKLADYERPPAVLMNNKKDWVVFTYRSTYKTLDDLNQQEMKLGGLRINPVTNIASTTTYFNNLKIRKFSDKNEVQVKNLPVGAKIAYVQFSPDEKKLTFTNTTNKGVELWIVDMETATAKKITQDILNANLGTPYLWYNDSQSLLIRTLPQNRPALIDSGKDLPTGPIVSTADGKVSQNRTYQDLLKNPQDEKNFETLVTSEVFNVDLNGNLKKVMNQDMYTGLSFSPDGNYLLSSVIKKPFSYIVPLSRFPMATTVYDMKGNTVKVVNEIPLNEIMPKGFSSVRTGKREMSWRSDVPATLVFTEALDGGDQYKTAEYRDEIFTWEAPFTAAPKSFFKIKQRFEDVDWTNDHYALVSEEWYDTRNTKTFLVDLNNGNSKVIDDRNSQDVYSDPGEFNTVKNQYGRSVVDLKGGKAYLIGDGFTKDGQHPFIDEMDVQSLKKKRIYTSNLKGAKESIVDIINPSKGEILTTQESSSQYPNFYKKNIKSNKAEAVTHFANPFESIKDVYKEVITYKRNDGVTLTGTLYLPANYDRKAKKEKLPLLIWAYPREYKDKNTAGQSTQNDNDFTFPYYGSFVYWVTKGYAVLDNAAFPIIGEGKTEPNDTFITQLVADADAAINAVDQLGYIDKKKVAVGGHSYGAFMTANLLTHSKLFACGIARSGAYNRTLTPFGFQSEQRNYWDVPEIYNTMSPFMNADKMKTPLLLIHGDADNNPGTFTLQTERYFQALKNLGAPVRMVLLPKESHGYQAKENIFHVLWEQDQFLEKCLKK